In the genome of Parus major isolate Abel chromosome 2, Parus_major1.1, whole genome shotgun sequence, one region contains:
- the VAPA gene encoding vesicle-associated membrane protein-associated protein A, translating to MSGRKLSSPFTDVVTTNLKLRNPSDRKVCFKVKTTAPRRYCVRPNSGIIDPGSSVIVSVMLQPFDYDPNEKSKHKFMVQTTYAPPNITDMEAVWKEAKPDELMDSKLRCVFEMPNENDKLNDIDASKTTPVLNTSKQDGPMPKPHSVSLNDTETRKLVEECKRLQAEIMKLTDENRHLRDEGLRLRKVAHSDKSGSPTALALRDNGSNSLPSLLVVIAAIFIGFFLGKFIL from the exons ATGAGTGGCCGGAAACTTTCAA gtcCCTTTACAGATGTAGTAACTACAAATCTTAAACTACGAAATCCATCAGATAGAAAAGTATGCTTCAAAGTGAAGACCACAGCACCTCGTCGATACTGTGTGAGGCCAAACAGTGGAATTATTGACCCAGGATCATCTGTAATTGTTTCAG TAATGCTGCAGCCTTTTGACTATGACCCAAATGAGAAGAGTAAACACAAGTTTATGGTACAAACAACCTATGCACCACCAAATATTACAGATATGGAGGCAGTG TGGAAAGAAGCGAAACCTGATGAGTTAATGGACTCCAAATTGAGATGTGTGTTTGAAATGCCCAACGAAAATGATAAACTG AATGATATAGATGCAAGCAAAACCACCCCAGTACTGAACACATCTAAGCAGGACGGACCGATGCCAAAACCGCATAGTGTTTCACTTAATGATACTGAAACAAGGAAGCTTGTGGAGGAGTGCAAAAGACTTCAGGCAGAGATTATGAAGCTGACAGATGAAAATCGGCACCTGAGA GATGAAGGCTTGAGGCTCAGAAAGGTAGCGCACTCGGATAAATCTGGATCACCCACAGCTTTGGCCCTCAGAGATAATGGCTCTAATTCTCTTCCTTCGCTTCTTGTTGTAATTGCAGCCATTTTCATTGGATTCTTTCTAGGGAAGTTCATCTTGTAG